The Anolis carolinensis isolate JA03-04 chromosome 2, rAnoCar3.1.pri, whole genome shotgun sequence genome contains the following window.
gagcagtggttctcaacctggggtccccagatgtttttgggctacaactctcaaaaatcccagccagtttaccagctgttaggatttctgggaattgaaggccaaaagcatctggggatccacaggttgagaaccactgagatagagtGAGGTGATGCCTTAGGTGGCACATGCTGAGGGTGCACAGTTGTGGTGACATGTGCCACCTAAGGCATCACCTGGTAATGGATTGTCACACAGGTTTTCTTGTGTTCCCTAAAGTAGTTTGTGAACcacagtttttgtttgttgtccTCTCAACAGTAGTGCAATCCATGGCTgtatatcaggtatgggcaaaattcggccctccagatgttttggacttcaactcccacaatttgtaACAGCCGGTAAGTTGGTttagatttctaggagttgaagtccaaaaaacctggagggctgaagtttgtccatgcctgctgtatATGGACTGGGGAAGGACATCTTGTCTCTTGCTGCCAACACCAGCAAATTATCTCAGAGAGCAAAATATCTGATATGATATGAAAGATCACTGCCTCAAACCCTGGAAGAACCTTGCCAGTTACAATAGATAATATATGGCTAGACCAAGCAGTCGCTTTGGTTTCAGACCATAAACTCCTAGAATCcgtcagccagcatggccactgtTCATTCTGGCTTGGAAATTCTGGTACTTGTTGTCTTCTGTCTAGGGGCTTCTGGGATCTGAAACCAAAAAGACAGGTCTCTTGTGAATATTTTGAATGCTCTTATGCATGTCTCTAATTAGGATTCATCCATAAGCTTTTGAAGGATGAGGATCTCACCAATCCAAAGCTATTAGTGGGAGTGTTTGTTCTTCTTTAATTAGGGAAGGATCTGGAAAGGAGCTTGCATATCAACTCCacctggattaaaaaaaaattgaaagcctGGGGAAAGAGGTTTTTCTTTGTTGGTCTCACAGGGTTGTAATCCAAAGTCACTTCTAAAATGACTGGGGCACACTTTAACCGTGACCACAGTCCTTTGCTGTTGTGTGCAACCGAATCCTGGAGTAGAGTCTTGGCTAAAATTGCATTGACCCTCTTTGGACTCCTTCTTTGTGGAGCTGCTGTAGGTCTCTTGTTTGGCGGTGCATTTGTGATCTTCACCTACCAGAGCTACCGATTCTTCATTCAGAACAAGTTCTTTTCTGTGCCAGGCTGGTTGGCAGTGGTTTCTGCCCTTTTGCTGTTGCCAACTGGGGCTCTGGCAATGTGTGTCCCAGTAAAGAATTCTCGCCATCTCCAAGGGATTGTAATGTACTTGTTCTTGGTCCTTTTTTGTTTGGAAGTCTCTTCGGTGGTTATGACACAGATCTATTCAGCTGAAGTGGAGTCTCAACTGAAAAACAAGATGGGCCCTTTCTTTCACAAGTACAACTGGACTGCTCCAAACCACAGGGACACAGTATATGTGGATGCCACTCATAAGAAGCTGAAATGTTGTGGAATCTCCAATTACACTGACTGGATGATAATGCTTCCAAACCATCTCCAGATAGGGCATGGTTTTGCCCCAGAAAGCTGCTGCAGAGAGACTTATTTGGATTGCCGTGGTGATCTGAGCCAGCCGGAGAAACTCTTTAAGGATGGCTGTCACAAGAAATTGGAAGAACGATTCTATTTTGTCAAGCAGTATGTGACCTGGTGTTGTGTTGTGATCATTTGTCTGGAGATTCTAGCAGCTATCAACAATGGAATACTTATGAAGGAGCAGCCATTCCAAGACTTCCGAATTCTTGATTCTGCTGCTTTTTCATAGTCCCTGTAACTAGTTGTTACTGTTTAATCTTTTCTGTATTTCGTGAACCTACTAGCTTCTCTCCTTAAAGTTGAGCTGGCAGCCtcaaaaatgtagaaaaatctaTGGTATGTTACTTCTTTCTTCCCTAAAGAGTGCAAATGTTCTGTTATTTAAtagaaatattgtattattctgtaTACAATTTCCAGGCCCTTTGATTAGACAtatttttagaaacaaaataataCTCAATAAATTAATGCACATAGAAAAAACATTTGAAATTATCAATATTTATTACGCTTTGGCTGTAGATGTCAGGTTCAatggtggaactcactgcctcagagtgtggtggaagctcattctttagaggcttttaaaaagagtctggatggcaatctgtcagggtTACTttggcttttcctgcatggcagggggttggactaaatgactcaCATAGTCTCTTCCAATTTCAAGATTCTATGGTTCTTTGGCACTGTTTAGCTGGGCTGGAATGCTTACAAACATTTCAGCTGTTCAGGATGCAGAACTGCTCAAATTTTGACATTAGTCGAGGAAAGTGACATTGTCAACTTGGCAAGAATGAAACCTCCCATAGGTTTTCTCTTGAAGAGTACGGAATAGGCACAAATAACTTGGAAAGAAAAGCCAAGTGGAAAGAAAGGTGGAGGGAAGGAATTTTGAGAAAAGTTATAACAAGGAGTGAATAAAGGGAGAATGGCCAAGCAAAGAGGCAGTTTGCCAATAATAGCTGAGGACAGTGCACTAGGAAGCAAAGTTTCCTATATGTGGCAGCTGGTTTGCCTTTAAGACTTGGCTGTAGTAGCTTCAGTTATCACAATTCTGCCTGAGTAACTCTGAGGGTGGAGAGATCcactgtggtgtagtggtttgagtgcagtATgatcaaggttcaaatccctgttcggCCATAAAAACCTAGTGGGTGGCCTTGGCCAAGTTACATTTCCTTAGCAGAATGCAaagaacaaatcttcccaagaaaactgcATGTCACCTTAAGTTGAGAAAATGGCCTGTTGGCTCACAAAGGAGCAAAAAGCAGCAGAGGGTGGGATGGCTACTGTTGGTATTATGTGCCTTCTGGTCATTTTTGATGTGTGATAACCCTAAAATAAACATTCAAAGTTTTCTGGACAAAATGTGTTTATAGAGGGGCTACCTCttaggttgagagtgtgtgacttacccaatgTTACTCAGTGGGTTTACTTgaccaagcaggaatttgaactctggtctcccaatGCTCTAGTccacttcttaaactatggggtGTTGGGGTCACTgttttttatgactattttagacatttacatgaatctgttatgCACTGTTCAGAGTGgaatctgcagaagatgcttcagctgtactcataaaaagaaaaatcagtgcttgcaaatgctgatttgttatgagcaaatgtttgatttttacacctatgtattttatttatatactcagCCATGTAAAAATTTCTTGTGCCAAAAGTGGTCCTGAGTGGAAAAAATGTAAAATCCTTGTCTctaactcaaaccattacaccacactggctttggGGATTGTGGCCAGATTGCATCTATTGATTGCAACTAAACCAAACTCTGCCAAaggctgagtctacactgtcctatatcccaggatgtgatcccagattatctggcaatatagacttacataatccagttcaaccctataatctgggatcagatcctgggatataggccagtgtaggtCCAGCCTTAGCTGCAGACTTCCCTGGTGAATGTGTATTTTAGCATCTGCGGAACTAAAGctgaagcccctggtggcgcagtggattaaagccttgtgacttgaaggttgggttgctgacctgaaggttgccagtttgaatccaagccggggagagcacagatgagctccctctatcaactccagctcaatgcagggacatgagaagcctcccacaaggatggtaaaaacatcaaaacagctgggcgtcccctgggcaacatccttgcagacggcctattctctcacaccagaagtggcttgcagtttctcaagtccctcctgacatgaaaaaagtactAAAGCTACTGAAGTGAGtatgaaacagatgaaaaaagAGACACTTTTTGGTGGTGTTTATTAAAGCTCCATTTTTTTTCTCTAGGGATCTTTGCTTGCCTAAACATCTCTGcacacaaacatatttacaaGCACATAGGGATAGCAGTTGCAGAAGAAAGGAGCCATCAACAGCCTCTGCTTTGGGGTCTGACACAGGCGTGGATGATTAAAGTTTTGCTTCCACTCTTTGGTAGAAGGCAGAAAGTGCATTTCTAAATATACAAACTCTTGCATTTAAAGGATTAAAAAGAAAGCCTTCTTGTGTGATGTTTGCATCTCATTGACAGGAGTCTTCCCTGTACTGGCTTTAGTGCATATTTATTTACTAATAAACTGAGCACAACAGTTTCTTTTTATTACTTTAAGAAGTCTCTCCTGCTTCTCAGTCCTTTAGAAGTTCAATCTCACAGCCAGCTTGCAGAATAATTAGAAGCCTCAAACACTCTTATAGAGATGTAAGTTACGGGTGGTGGGGGGAAACAAATCAAGAGCATTGCTTCTTGAATTGAGAACTTGGGCCCCCAATACTTTTTACTTCTGAATTTCTAGCATTGGAAAGAAGAAAACACTGAAAAATCATTCACACCTAGAACTCTTAATGCCTTCTGTATTTGCATTCTTTTGGGAAAATTTCCTGCTCTTTTTCTGTGAATGTCTGTACTCCAgttctaaatgctcaactaatATTTAAAGATATTGCAATGTTAATAGACTTGGGAAGTGAAGAAAATGATTAAGTGGGGAGATAGAAATCTTACAGGGAAGCAATACCCACACCTGACCATAGCTATACTCCTAATTAGCAGCATTTACTTCACATTCAGCTTCAGAAACAAGGAGGTGGGACACCAAAGCTGATGTATTCAACAATATTCACTCTATGGATCTgtggcagtggctctcaacctgtgagtccccaaacgttttggccttcaactcccagaaatcccaatacagtgttccttcacggttcactttttgcggatgcgctattttgtggtttttcaataaactctaaaagactattataaatcataaaaaattacaatttacagcctaaggaacggaggaaggagaagccaaagggagagaaaatgagcccaagcggcaacaggagatttatcaacacacgattggttgataaagacttaaaatagtgtataaatactaaaataatgtataaatattaaaataaatatagttccTACTTCACAgagtttcacttattgcgggtgatcctggaacctaaccccagcgataagagagggaacactgtagctggtaatttggctgggatttctgggagttgtaaaacACCTGAGGAGTCACAGGCTGAGAACCTGTGGTTAGCTAAATtttaggcattttttttaaaaaaaatgccctgTACCTGCATATGTGTAGATTAGTAGTACTATGGTATGAAAATATATCTATAGCTTTTATTCCCTATTTTTATCCTGATATTCCATTCATGATATAGTGGTCTGAGTGTAGGACTATGACAAGGGTTCAAAtgcccactcaaccatggaaacccaatgggtaagcttgggtaagtcacagtctttcagcctcagaggaagtcaagGAACAAATGGGACTAAGCTAATGGGGGCTAATACTAGGGACCAGGGGGCTGAACGGCACTCTATCTGAGGCAGCAGCATCTGGGCAGGGCAGCCTCACAAATCAGGAAAGCTGTGgctcctcctttgctttcttcccaAGCAGGATCATCTCTTCCTGAAGCCTCCTCCCCCGTGCCCACTTGAGGCAAACAGGAACTTCCTTTCCCAGCAGCTCTTTGTGCTACACAAGCATTGAAGGATCCCTGTGCTCCCTTccagggcatgatgggagttgaggtttttctctcacttttttctcagccaatcagaggcctggttgaatatgtccattctcctccccttttGTGGTGTGTActtgggacttcagttcccagaactatctcctatgtttttttaaaaaaaataatatggtaaatactttttaaaattccaaaacattagtggattggtgaaacattttaaaacttagaAGGCTTGCAGTAGAAGATATAGCCTATAAATGAGGCGAGTTtatgctgataggcctaaaaatgatggatAAATGagcctctaaaacagtggttcccaaacatatttggcctactgcccccctttccagaaaaaatataactcagtgccccctggagaggggggcgtggcttagaggggtgggcgtggctcctactCAAGAGGGCGGAGCTTTgtctctccccagtccaagatgcagggctgggagggggagatgggcggggccacaaatgggtggtcaggactgggatgggcagagttgcgagctctgaggcagggctgagctgctatccctgtcctgcggcacctgccaggacacaggggatggggctagaggagggggaggggcctcttcccaagtgcctgacgggactGAACCTATATActctgcccccgtgttctaacaagcgcctcagggcaGGTATACAGaggttcttgggaagaggccccgcccccacccctagccccactctttagtcctaaaaggcatctcaggagaggtacagaggctcagccctgtctcgggctcttggaaggaggccctatCCCATTCCCTAgttccaccctctgtgtcccaacaagcgcctcaggagaggtatagattctcagccctgtctcgggttcttgggaagaagccatgcccactcctctagctccaccccctttgtgtcctaataggtgcctcaggtgctcagccctgtctctggcacttgcgaagaggccctgcccctcctctggccccgcccccatgtcctaataggtgccattaccACCCCCACAGATCGCTCCAGtgcccaccgggggggggggcagtagcacccactttgggaatcacttctctaaaacaggcatgggcaaaaatttttgccttggggccacattgtaggCCCGTCCAAGAGGGCCGGGAGGGAGTGGGTCCATTCACATGCTGGGTGGACGCAGGCCTGTGAGGGGTACGGCCCAGGAGAGGGCAGGGCCAAggtcattctcaggttgtcctcACAGCATAAGAACAGGGCTGCTTGCTCTATTCTTATGCCGGGAGAAAGATGGGAAACATGgcgactgccctgatcctcctccccgatcttgggctgtcctcttggcattatgatAGGAAGAAGGCAAGAtaggcggtggctgagagtgctctggagggctctcagctgccattTCCCTTCCTTGAGCAgtcctcctagcataaggatgAGGCCGCTCACatcatccttatgctgagaggagggcgagacacgcaGTTGCTGAGAGCATTCCAGATGCCAATCAGCTGCTGCAGGCCGCTGAGAGGACAGGGTAAATGAGGGCCTGAGGTAAACACCTCGGGGGCCGGAtacagcccctgggccttagttt
Protein-coding sequences here:
- the LOC103280019 gene encoding tetraspanin-3, producing the protein MTGAHFNRDHSPLLLCATESWSRVLAKIALTLFGLLLCGAAVGLLFGGAFVIFTYQSYRFFIQNKFFSVPGWLAVVSALLLLPTGALAMCVPVKNSRHLQGIVMYLFLVLFCLEVSSVVMTQIYSAEVESQLKNKMGPFFHKYNWTAPNHRDTVYVDATHKKLKCCGISNYTDWMIMLPNHLQIGHGFAPESCCRETYLDCRGDLSQPEKLFKDGCHKKLEERFYFVKQYVTWCCVVIICLEILAAINNGILMKEQPFQDFRILDSAAFS